From Haloarcula hispanica ATCC 33960, the proteins below share one genomic window:
- a CDS encoding DUF7112 family protein yields MPDRVPSDHETVETHRVPVESVGRTDRPRVVLPDELDFDDGDTVRLALDGDRYHAVVETNLDGEPVLSHVADNRRLARERDGTNRLAEWVADGEVSLGGSAHLDVVTDGTEYGLRTPGKRVVYTATGGPDASLSDIARNLDN; encoded by the coding sequence GTGCCGGACCGCGTTCCCAGTGACCACGAAACCGTCGAGACGCATCGCGTTCCCGTCGAGTCGGTCGGCCGAACCGACCGACCCCGGGTCGTGCTCCCGGACGAACTCGATTTCGACGACGGCGACACCGTCCGCCTCGCGCTGGACGGCGACCGGTACCACGCCGTCGTCGAGACGAATCTCGACGGCGAGCCGGTGCTCTCACACGTCGCCGACAACCGCCGACTGGCCCGCGAACGGGACGGGACGAACCGCCTCGCGGAGTGGGTCGCCGACGGCGAAGTCTCGCTCGGCGGGTCAGCACATCTCGACGTGGTAACCGACGGAACCGAGTACGGCCTCCGAACGCCGGGCAAGCGCGTCGTCTATACGGCGACCGGCGGGCCGGACGCCTCGCTGTCAGATATTGCTCGAAACCTCGACAACTGA
- a CDS encoding 30S ribosomal protein S6e: MAEFTVAVSDPEDGHTYQIDVDGQDANRFIGRELGDEVDGGAVGLDGYTLELTGGSDTSGRPMRPDVRGVMTKEIMSDGGVGFKPTTDGERKRITVRGREVSDDTRQINAKITARGSDDVAELLGDDDE, encoded by the coding sequence ATGGCAGAATTCACGGTCGCCGTCTCCGATCCGGAGGACGGCCACACCTACCAGATCGACGTCGACGGACAGGACGCAAACCGCTTCATCGGCCGCGAGCTCGGCGACGAGGTCGACGGCGGCGCTGTCGGCCTCGATGGCTACACGCTCGAACTGACCGGCGGGTCGGACACCTCGGGCCGACCGATGCGACCCGACGTTCGCGGCGTCATGACGAAAGAAATCATGTCCGACGGCGGCGTCGGCTTCAAACCGACCACCGACGGCGAGCGCAAGCGCATCACCGTCCGCGGCCGCGAGGTCAGCGACGACACGCGCCAGATCAACGCGAAGATCACGGCCCGCGGCAGCGACGACGTGGCCGAACTCCTCGGCGACGACGACGAGTAA
- a CDS encoding CheF family chemotaxis protein: MSDGEHALVDTKGKFVQVVSDGRKRNDIEWLPGRILLSNKRLVLATNDGKRTIPLSKVSSVTASQMNQPLAQVDSYIKVQAGRNVTLISAKKAEEFQENLYSTLLDQTVVLVNHPAVKGGVVQDGGWEKGRLKLDGDCINLAIASGTFVELDIDDVGTVEAKEKTIRGDERPLLEVEHTIEGTSVETHISGTPRHVSLIEGLVRQGEQRNIADDVDLSDKETQVLMALYSGISPFKIPDFVDMEIEEVEAVYDRLMEADILEPVRTRREVQLEARGRSIASDAMADQ; encoded by the coding sequence ATGAGCGACGGAGAACACGCACTGGTCGATACGAAGGGGAAGTTCGTCCAGGTCGTCTCGGACGGGCGCAAGCGAAACGACATCGAGTGGCTACCCGGTCGGATACTCCTCTCGAACAAGCGTCTCGTCCTCGCAACCAACGACGGCAAGCGGACCATCCCGCTGTCGAAGGTCAGCAGCGTCACGGCCAGCCAGATGAACCAGCCCCTCGCGCAAGTTGACAGCTACATCAAGGTGCAGGCCGGCCGGAACGTGACGCTCATCTCGGCGAAAAAGGCCGAGGAATTTCAGGAGAACCTCTACAGCACGCTGCTCGACCAGACCGTCGTCCTCGTCAACCACCCCGCAGTCAAGGGTGGCGTTGTTCAGGACGGCGGCTGGGAGAAGGGGCGACTCAAACTCGACGGCGACTGCATCAATCTGGCCATCGCCAGCGGTACGTTCGTCGAACTTGACATCGACGACGTGGGGACCGTCGAGGCCAAGGAGAAGACGATTCGGGGCGACGAGCGACCGTTGCTGGAGGTCGAACACACCATCGAAGGGACCAGCGTCGAGACTCACATTTCGGGGACGCCACGTCACGTCTCGCTCATCGAGGGACTCGTCCGGCAAGGTGAGCAGCGCAACATCGCCGACGACGTGGACCTCTCGGATAAGGAGACGCAGGTGCTGATGGCGCTGTACTCCGGCATCTCGCCGTTCAAGATTCCGGACTTCGTCGATATGGAAATAGAGGAAGTCGAAGCCGTGTACGACCGGTTGATGGAAGCCGATATCCTCGAACCGGTCCGGACACGCCGGGAGGTCCAGCTTGAGGCCCGCGGCCGCTCAATCGCGAGCGATGCGATGGCTGACCAGTAA